CCAGGCCCAGCGCCGCCGCTGGCTCGACCGCCAGCTTCAGCTCCCGCCATAGCCATTGCTGCGCGCTGCGGATGGCCTCGTCGGGCAGCAGCAGCGCGGTATGCACGTGGCGCTGCGACACCTCCCAGGCGATGTCGCCGATGCGGCGGGCGCCCAATGAATCGGCGGCCACGCCACCCACCTCCACATCCACCGGCCGACCCGCCGCGCGGGCGCTGTGCAGCGTGGGCGCGCGCTCGGGCTCCAGCGCCACCACGTGCGCACGGCTGTCGCACCACGCGGCCACGCCGGCGATCAGCCCGCCGCCGCCCACGCTCACCAGCACGCTGTCGGGCAATCGGTCGCCCGCCTGGCTTTCCATCTCCAGCGCCAGCGTGCCGGCACCGGCCACGACTTCGGGCTGGTCGTACGCATGGTTGAGCAGCGCGCCGGTGGCCTGCTGGCGCGCCAGGCAGGCCTGCAGCGCTTCGGAATACGCGGCGCCGGTCACCACCACTTCGGCGCCCAGGGCCCGCAGACGGGCGCGCTTGGCCTCCGGCGAGATCTCGGGCACGAACACTTCGCAGCGCACGCCCAGCGCGCGCGCTGCGGCCGCCGTGGCAATGCCCGCGTTGCCGCCCGAGGCGATGATCACGCCGCTCTCGGGCACGGGATTGGCCAGCATGCGGTACAGCATGCCCCGGGCCTTGAAGCTGCCGCCCACCTGCAGATGCTCCAGCTTGAGCCACACCTGCGCGCAGTCCACGCCCAGCGCGCTGCCGCTCAACTGCAGCAGCGGGGTGGTACGAAGAAAGCCGGCCTGTGCGGCCAGGCGCTGGTGTGCAGTGGAGATGGCGGAGCGATCGATCATGAGGGGGCCTTTGGCGAATCGAAAAGAAAGACCGTGCCCGCACGGCCCCGCACGAAGAACGACGGGCAACGGGCTTGCGGCACACGAAACCGTCGAGTGTATGCAGCGCACCACGCACCAACCACTCACCAGCCACGCACCCGCCACGTGAAGCCATCGAAGCCCGCCGCCCTCCCCGCCATGCCCCGGCTTTCTGCGGCCCCAGCATCTGCCGATACCATGGACCGCCGATCGCGGCGTGCACGGCGGTGTGCACGCCGGTGCAGCGGCATGGCAGGAGATGGCGATGTTCTATGTGTTCGGGCCTTCGGGCCAGATGTACCGCGGCGGGCCGGAGCAATTGGCGCAGGTGGCGCCCGTGCGGCGGGTGCAGCGGCCCCAGGCACTGCGCACCCGCTCCGCCGACCCCGAGGCGGATCCGTTCCCCCCCGTTCCCGCGCCGCCCCCCGACCCCGGCCCGGTGAACCTGCGCGCGCAAGAGGCCGTGAGCGCCTACGCGCAGACCGAGCAGGGCCCGCAGGTGCCCCGCCAGCCGCTGTCTCGCGTCCAGGACGTGATGACCGTGGGCGCCCTCACCGTGCCGCCCGACATCCGCGTGAACGATGCCTGGGCCACGCTGGCGGAGCACCGCATCGCCCAGGCGCCCGTGGTCGACGCCGCGGGCCATGTGGTCGGGCTGCTGCTGCGCGCCGACATGGCGCCGCTCGATCTGCTGCCCGAGCCCGGCAGCGTGAAGGCGGCCATCGACCTGGCGCGCCGGCCCGTCTCCGAGATCATGGTGAGCCCAGTGCCCACCGTGGCCGCCGATACCGAACTGCGCCGGGTGGCGGGCGTGCTGCTCGACACCGGCCTGCCCGGCCTGCCGGTGACCGACGAGGCCGGCACCATGACCGGCTTCATCTCGCGCACCGACATCCTTCGCGCCGTCGCGGCCGACCCGCCCCTGGACCTCTGGAGCTGATGCGGCCCGCGGCACCGCCCGCTGCCGCGGCGCAGCACCGCCACCGCGCATGAAAAAACCCGCGGGGCCTGGCAGCCGCGCGGGTTCTTGAGGGATCGAGGCAACCCGCAGCTGGCGCCACGGGCCGCGCCCTCACTGGGCGAATCGCTCAGCGGATCATTCGGCCGAAATCGCCTCGGGCTCGGCGATCTCCACCGAGGGCAGCGGGCTCGCCAGCACTTTGTCGATGGTCTTGCCGTCCATGTCCACCACCTCGAACTGCCAGCCCTCCCACTGCACCGTGTCGGTCACGCGGGGCAGCTTGCCGGTCAGCAGCATCACCATGCCGCTGAGCGTGTGGTAGCGGCCGCGGTCTTCCTCGGGCACGGCGTCCAGGTTCAGGCGGTCTTTCAGTTCGGGCACAGGGATGTGGCCGTCCAGCAGCCAGCTGCCGTCCTCGCGCTGCACCGCCCAGGAGGTTTCGGGGTCGCGGGCGTGGAATTCACCCGTGATGGCCTCGATCAAATCCTGCAGCGTGACGATGCCCTGCACTTCGCCGTACTCGTCGATCACGAACGCCATGTGCAGGTCGGACTGGCGGAAGTTGTCCAGCAGCTCCATGCCGGTGATGGTCTCGGGCACGTACAGCGCCGTCTGCAGCGGCTGCGTGGCCAGGTCGCGCGCCTGCTCGCGCAGCGAGCGCGACAGCCACTGGCGGGCATTCAGCACGCCCAGCACGTTCTCCATGCCGCCACGCACCACGGGAAAGCGCGCGTGGTCCGACTCTTCGATGCATTTGAGGTTCTCTTCGAACGAGTCCTCCACGTCCAGCACCGCCACATCGGCGCGCGGCACCATCAGCGAACCGATCTGGCGGTCGTCCAGGCGAAACACGTTGCGCACCATCTGGTGCTCGTGCGACTCGATCACGCCGGCGCTCGTGCCTTCGGCCAGCACCGCGTGGATCTCGGCCTCGGTCACCGCGCTGGCGTTGTTCTCCTTCACGCCCAGCAGGCGCAGCAGGCCCTGCGTGGACATGGACAGCAGCTTCACGAACGGCTTGGTCGCAATGGCCAGCCAGTTGATCGGGCGGGCCACCAGGCGGGCGATGACTTCCGGATGGCTCTGGCCCAGGCGCTTGGGCACGAGTTCGCCCACGACGATGGAGAAGTAGGTGATGAGCATCACCACCAGGCCGGTGGCCAGGTAGCTGGCGTATTTGGCCTCCAGCCCCAGCGTGCGCAGCCATTCGCCCAATGGCTGGGCCAGCGCGGCTTCGCCGACGATACCGTTCAGCACACCGATGGAGGTGATGCCGATCTGGATGGTGGAGAGGAATCGGGTCGGGTCTTCGCCCAGCTTGACGGCAGCGACCGCGCCGCTATCGCCCTCATCGATCAGCTTCTGAAGCCGGGTCTTGCGCGCCGTGACCAGCGCCAGTTCCGACATGGCGAACAGGCCATTGAGCAGGATGAGGGCGAACAGTATTGCTATCTCCATAGACAGGGAACGGATGGGTTCCCTCAGAGTGAATCAACCGCAAATTGTAAGAAGTCACAACCGCCGTGGGGTCATAAGGGCCGCCCGCGTAGGGACATTGGGGCGCCAGCGTGGTATTTGCGCCCTGTCGCTGCCGGGACAGGGCCTGCGGCAGGCGCCAGAGACCATGCATCGAAATGGCCTCCAGTGCAATAATTACTAGGGCATATAGCTATTAAATTAATAGCAAAACGATAGCCAATCGATTTCAATGCCCTGCGGGGCCCGTCTCCGGCGTGCGCTCGGTGATCGCCAGCCCCGTGGCCGCATCGATGCGCAGGCCCTTGGGCAGCGGGAATTTCACCGTCTCCTCGATGCCGTCCATCTTGCGCACCGAAACGGCGCCCAGCGCCTTGATGCGGTCGATCACCTGGCGCACCAGGATCTCGGGCGCCGAGGCGCCGGCCGTCAGCCCCACGCGGGCCACGCCCTCGAACCACTCGGGGCGCAGCTCCTCGGCGCTGTCCACCATGTAGGCCCGCGTGCCCAGGCGCGCCGCCAGCTCGCGCAGCCGGTTGCTGTTGGAGCTGGTGGGGCTGCCCACCACGATCACCAGGTCCACCTGCGGGCTCAGCACCTTGATCGCGTCCTGCCGGTTCTGCGTGGCGTAGCAGATGTCCTGCTGCTTGGGCTCGCGCACGCTCGGGAACCGCGCGCGCACCGCCGCGCTGATCTCGGCCGCGTCGTCCACCGACAGCGTGGTCTGCGTCACCACCGCCAGCTTGGCCGTCTGCCCGGGCTGCACGCGGGCCACGTCCTGCACGTCCTCCACCAGGTGGATGCCATGGTCCAGCTGGCCCATGGTGCCTTCCACCTCGGGGTGGCCCTTGTGGCCGATCATGATGAACTCGTAGCCCTCCTTGGCCAGCTTGGCGACCTCCACGTGCACCTTGGTCACCAGCGGGCAGGTGGCGTCGAACACGCTGAAGCCGCGCTCGGCCGCCTCGGTCTGCACCGCCTTGCTCACGCCGTGGGCAGAGAACACCAGCGTGGAGCCCGGCGGCACCTCGGCCAGGTCCTCGATGAAGATCGCGCCCTTGGCCTTGAGGTCGTTCACCACGTAGGTGTTGTGCACGATCTCGTGGCGCACGTAGATCGGCGCGCCGAACTTCTGCAGCGCGCGCTCGACGATCTCGATCGCGCGGTCCACGCCCGCGCAAAAGCCGCGCGGCTCGGCCAGAACGATTTCCTGGGGTTTTTGCATGGCCTCAGAGCACCCCGATGAGTTGCACCTCGAAGGTGACCGGCTGGCCCGCCAGCGGGTGGTTGAAGTCGAAGCGCACCGCGCCGTCCTCGCGCACCGCCAGCACCACGCCCGCGTAACTGCCCAGACCGTCCGGCGTGGGGAACTGCACCACGTCGCCCGCGGTGTAGCGCTCGTCGGGGTCGCCCAGCTCGGCCAGCAGTTTGCGCGCCACCCACTGCTGCATGTCGGGATTGCGGTCGCCGAAGGCCTCGCCCGCGGGCAGGGTGAACGTGGTGCGGGTGCCCTCGGGCAGGCCGATCAGGCACTGCTCCATGGCAGGGGACAGCTCGCCCGCGCCCAGGGACAGGGTGGCCGGCTTGTCGCCGAAGGTGTTGATCACGTCGCCCGCCGGGCCGGCCAGACGGTAGTGCAGGGTCAGGAAGGAACCGGCCTGCACGGTGGGAGCGGCGGCCGGAGAGGCAACGAGGGAGGTGGGGGCGAGGGTGGTCATGAGAGTCCCGATAAACTGGCCGCCATTGTAGAAACCCGCCCATCCCCTGCCCCGCGCGCGGCCATGCCGCCGCCCTTACCGGACCTGCCGCACCATGCTCATGAAAACCATGCCTGCCGATGCCCGGCCCCGCGAACGGCTGCTCCAGCGGGGCCCTGCCGCGCTGTCGGATGCGGAATTGCTCGCGATCATCCTTCGCACAGGCATTGCAGGCAAAGGCGTAATGGAGATGGCATGCGAACTACTCGCGCCAACCCAGGTGGATGTGGCATCGGGCAAACCCACCGGCGGCTTCAGCGGTATCAGTGGCCTGCTCCATACCAGCGCTGATGACCTGCGGCGTATCAAAGGTCTCGGCCCCGCCAAGCGGGCCGAATTGGTGGCGGTGCTGGAACTGGCAAGGCGAGCGCTCGCAGAACAACTAAGCGAGCGCGAGGCATTCGAGTCCCCGACCGCCGTGAAGCATTATTTGCAGTTGCACTTGGCCGGCCGAGGTTACGAAGTCTTTGCCGTGATGTTCATGGACGCCCAGAACCGCATGATCGCCCTGGACGAGATGTTCCGCGGCACGCTCACCCATGCCAGTGTGTACCCCCGCGAAATCGTCACCCGCGCCCTGCACCACCACGCCGCCGCCGTGGTGCTGGCCCACAACCACCCCAGCGGCAGCGTGAAGCCCAGCCGCGCGGATGAAAACCTCACCCACCTTCTCACTAAAGCCCTGGCACTGGTGGACGTGCGCGTGCTGGACCACGTGATCGTGGCGCCCGGCAACGCGCTGTCGATGGCCGAATCCGGAATGCTGTAAGGCGCTGGCGGGGTGGGCTGCCGGGGCTGCAGCCTGCCTGTTGACTCCAGCCCCCTCGCCGCACGAGCATTGTCGATTTATTAACAATTGGTTAATAAATTAAATTACCCAAAAGTCACATTTTTGCTTTTTCCGATTAGCATTCGCCC
This region of Acidovorax sp. GBBC 1281 genomic DNA includes:
- a CDS encoding hemolysin family protein, translating into MEIAILFALILLNGLFAMSELALVTARKTRLQKLIDEGDSGAVAAVKLGEDPTRFLSTIQIGITSIGVLNGIVGEAALAQPLGEWLRTLGLEAKYASYLATGLVVMLITYFSIVVGELVPKRLGQSHPEVIARLVARPINWLAIATKPFVKLLSMSTQGLLRLLGVKENNASAVTEAEIHAVLAEGTSAGVIESHEHQMVRNVFRLDDRQIGSLMVPRADVAVLDVEDSFEENLKCIEESDHARFPVVRGGMENVLGVLNARQWLSRSLREQARDLATQPLQTALYVPETITGMELLDNFRQSDLHMAFVIDEYGEVQGIVTLQDLIEAITGEFHARDPETSWAVQREDGSWLLDGHIPVPELKDRLNLDAVPEEDRGRYHTLSGMVMLLTGKLPRVTDTVQWEGWQFEVVDMDGKTIDKVLASPLPSVEIAEPEAISAE
- a CDS encoding threonine/serine dehydratase — encoded protein: MIDRSAISTAHQRLAAQAGFLRTTPLLQLSGSALGVDCAQVWLKLEHLQVGGSFKARGMLYRMLANPVPESGVIIASGGNAGIATAAAARALGVRCEVFVPEISPEAKRARLRALGAEVVVTGAAYSEALQACLARQQATGALLNHAYDQPEVVAGAGTLALEMESQAGDRLPDSVLVSVGGGGLIAGVAAWCDSRAHVVALEPERAPTLHSARAAGRPVDVEVGGVAADSLGARRIGDIAWEVSQRHVHTALLLPDEAIRSAQQWLWRELKLAVEPAAALGLAALQSGAYRPRAEETVGLILCGANFDPATLD
- a CDS encoding FKBP-type peptidyl-prolyl cis-trans isomerase, producing MTTLAPTSLVASPAAAPTVQAGSFLTLHYRLAGPAGDVINTFGDKPATLSLGAGELSPAMEQCLIGLPEGTRTTFTLPAGEAFGDRNPDMQQWVARKLLAELGDPDERYTAGDVVQFPTPDGLGSYAGVVLAVREDGAVRFDFNHPLAGQPVTFEVQLIGVL
- the ispH gene encoding 4-hydroxy-3-methylbut-2-enyl diphosphate reductase — encoded protein: MQKPQEIVLAEPRGFCAGVDRAIEIVERALQKFGAPIYVRHEIVHNTYVVNDLKAKGAIFIEDLAEVPPGSTLVFSAHGVSKAVQTEAAERGFSVFDATCPLVTKVHVEVAKLAKEGYEFIMIGHKGHPEVEGTMGQLDHGIHLVEDVQDVARVQPGQTAKLAVVTQTTLSVDDAAEISAAVRARFPSVREPKQQDICYATQNRQDAIKVLSPQVDLVIVVGSPTSSNSNRLRELAARLGTRAYMVDSAEELRPEWFEGVARVGLTAGASAPEILVRQVIDRIKALGAVSVRKMDGIEETVKFPLPKGLRIDAATGLAITERTPETGPAGH
- the radC gene encoding RadC family protein; the encoded protein is MLMKTMPADARPRERLLQRGPAALSDAELLAIILRTGIAGKGVMEMACELLAPTQVDVASGKPTGGFSGISGLLHTSADDLRRIKGLGPAKRAELVAVLELARRALAEQLSEREAFESPTAVKHYLQLHLAGRGYEVFAVMFMDAQNRMIALDEMFRGTLTHASVYPREIVTRALHHHAAAVVLAHNHPSGSVKPSRADENLTHLLTKALALVDVRVLDHVIVAPGNALSMAESGML
- a CDS encoding CBS domain-containing protein; translated protein: MFYVFGPSGQMYRGGPEQLAQVAPVRRVQRPQALRTRSADPEADPFPPVPAPPPDPGPVNLRAQEAVSAYAQTEQGPQVPRQPLSRVQDVMTVGALTVPPDIRVNDAWATLAEHRIAQAPVVDAAGHVVGLLLRADMAPLDLLPEPGSVKAAIDLARRPVSEIMVSPVPTVAADTELRRVAGVLLDTGLPGLPVTDEAGTMTGFISRTDILRAVAADPPLDLWS